The following coding sequences lie in one Paenibacillus durus ATCC 35681 genomic window:
- the pstC gene encoding phosphate ABC transporter permease subunit PstC: protein MRVQNNETIRVQSSKSRVEKHHIEDLIGRSYMSLCVLLLIVSIVSMVYFVTSRGVSTFTIDKVGFSDFFFGTTWSPEGDHPSFGALPFIAGSFITTLLAALIASPLSICAALFMTEIVPGWGKKLLQPVIELLSGIPSVVYGFVGLSVIVPFLRNVFPGQGIGVAAGALVLSVMILPTITSVAVDALSALPRNLKESSFALGATRWQTIARVIIPTTLPAIMTGVVLGMARAFGEALAVQMVIGNAPFIPTSLFESASTLTSVITLGMGNTTMGSPHNNALWSMALVLMLMTFLFVFIVRMLEKRRSI, encoded by the coding sequence ATGCGAGTGCAGAACAACGAAACTATACGAGTGCAGAGCAGCAAATCGCGTGTTGAAAAACATCATATTGAGGACCTTATCGGACGTTCCTACATGTCCCTTTGTGTGCTTCTGTTAATTGTCTCTATAGTATCCATGGTGTATTTTGTGACGTCTAGAGGGGTTTCAACATTTACAATCGATAAGGTAGGCTTTTCAGATTTCTTTTTCGGCACTACTTGGTCTCCTGAAGGGGATCACCCGTCTTTTGGAGCGCTGCCGTTTATCGCGGGGTCTTTTATTACTACTCTCTTGGCCGCCCTAATCGCTAGTCCATTAAGTATTTGCGCCGCGCTGTTCATGACTGAAATTGTACCGGGATGGGGCAAAAAGCTGCTGCAGCCGGTGATTGAACTTCTCTCAGGTATTCCTTCCGTCGTATACGGCTTTGTGGGGCTCAGCGTTATCGTGCCGTTCCTGCGGAATGTCTTTCCTGGACAAGGCATCGGCGTTGCCGCCGGCGCGCTCGTACTGTCGGTCATGATCTTGCCAACGATTACCAGTGTGGCGGTGGATGCGCTGTCTGCGCTTCCGCGGAATCTGAAGGAATCCTCGTTTGCGCTTGGCGCAACCCGCTGGCAGACCATCGCCCGCGTTATAATTCCGACGACGCTTCCCGCCATTATGACCGGCGTAGTGCTGGGCATGGCCCGCGCCTTCGGCGAAGCGCTTGCGGTCCAGATGGTTATCGGGAATGCTCCGTTCATTCCCACATCATTATTTGAATCAGCGTCTACGCTGACCAGCGTCATAACGCTGGGAATGGGTAATACTACAATGGGTTCGCCGCACAATAATGCGCTGTGGAGTATGGCGCTTGTTCTCATGCTGATGACGTTCCTATTCGTGTTCATTGTCCGCATGCTGGAAAAAAGGAGGTCGATCTGA
- a CDS encoding class I SAM-dependent methyltransferase has protein sequence MYDSYKDDNKSESAVTSSASEELWNEDTYSAWISRFGTPEEAATKLRNNPSAKLQPLLAYFGDVGGKKMMNLMGSNGVKAVALGLLGAEVSVADFSEGNGRYASELAEAAGVRLDYIVSDVLNLPGTVPRGAFDIVFAELGIVHYFTDLKPFMDTAYSLLAPGGRFILRDFHPVSTKLISSKGSTAKIRKHKVTGDYFDTSLEEKQVSYAKYSPEGEESRDGSGIVFWRKWTLGEIVTAAAESGLYIRKLVEEPNLSSDVFDKGIPKTFVLTAEKPEF, from the coding sequence ATGTACGACAGTTACAAGGATGACAATAAATCTGAATCGGCGGTAACCTCCTCCGCCAGCGAAGAGCTGTGGAACGAGGATACATACAGCGCTTGGATAAGCCGGTTTGGAACGCCGGAGGAAGCCGCTACCAAGCTGCGGAATAATCCTTCCGCCAAGCTTCAGCCGCTTCTTGCCTATTTCGGGGATGTAGGCGGCAAGAAAATGATGAACCTGATGGGCTCGAACGGAGTTAAGGCGGTGGCGCTCGGTCTGCTTGGTGCCGAGGTGTCGGTCGCCGACTTCTCGGAAGGCAATGGGCGTTATGCTTCCGAGCTGGCGGAAGCTGCGGGAGTTCGGCTGGACTATATCGTCTCCGACGTGTTAAACCTGCCGGGAACTGTTCCGCGAGGAGCGTTTGATATTGTCTTTGCGGAGCTGGGAATCGTGCACTACTTTACCGATCTCAAGCCATTTATGGACACGGCGTATTCACTGCTTGCTCCGGGAGGGCGGTTCATATTGCGGGATTTTCATCCCGTATCGACCAAGCTGATCTCTTCAAAGGGTTCCACGGCCAAAATCCGCAAGCATAAAGTAACGGGGGATTACTTCGATACGTCGCTTGAAGAGAAACAGGTATCCTATGCCAAATATTCGCCGGAAGGCGAAGAGAGCAGGGACGGTTCGGGTATCGTATTTTGGCGCAAATGGACGCTCGGCGAGATTGTGACTGCGGCCGCGGAAAGCGGCCTCTACATCCGCAAGCTGGTCGAAGAACCGAATCTATCCTCGGACGTATTCGATAAGGGCATTCCGAAGACATTTGTGCTGACGGCGGAGAAGCCGGAATTTTAA
- the pstA gene encoding phosphate ABC transporter permease PstA, with product MKAKTADKIATYVIVTLALLIVAVLAGLLGYILFRGVSHISWDFLTSAPRKIRVGGGIGPQLFNSLFLLVLTLLITVPLGIGAGIYMAEYARPGRITGFIRLVVEVLSSFPSIVVGLFGLLLIVNIFGLGFSLVSGALALTVFNLPLMVRITEQAFRSVPSQQKEAGFALGLSKWKIVTTVLFPVALPAIITGTILSAGRVFGEAAALMFTAGMSSPRLDFGNWNPLSPSSPLNPFRPAETLAVHIWKINSEGLAPDAVEIAAGASAVLVITVLIFNLVARYFGRLIYRKLTASRRMN from the coding sequence ATGAAAGCGAAAACAGCCGACAAGATCGCCACCTATGTAATTGTAACTTTGGCTCTGTTGATCGTCGCCGTTTTGGCCGGTCTGCTAGGATATATTTTATTTCGGGGAGTAAGCCACATTAGCTGGGATTTCCTCACATCGGCTCCGCGCAAAATACGCGTGGGCGGCGGTATAGGCCCGCAGCTCTTTAACTCGTTGTTCCTCCTGGTCCTCACGCTGCTGATCACCGTGCCTTTGGGCATTGGAGCAGGTATTTATATGGCGGAGTATGCTCGTCCGGGCAGAATCACCGGCTTTATCCGCCTCGTTGTTGAGGTTCTGTCTTCCTTCCCGTCGATCGTTGTCGGTTTGTTTGGTCTGCTGCTGATCGTTAATATTTTTGGTCTCGGCTTCTCACTGGTTTCGGGGGCGCTAGCCCTTACCGTATTCAACCTCCCGCTGATGGTGCGGATTACCGAGCAGGCGTTCCGCAGTGTACCCTCTCAGCAGAAGGAAGCCGGGTTCGCGCTCGGGCTGTCTAAATGGAAAATCGTCACAACCGTACTGTTCCCTGTGGCTCTGCCCGCAATAATTACGGGAACGATCCTGTCCGCCGGCCGGGTATTCGGTGAAGCCGCTGCCCTGATGTTCACGGCAGGGATGAGCAGCCCTCGTCTGGACTTCGGCAACTGGAATCCGCTAAGTCCGTCCTCGCCGCTGAATCCGTTCCGCCCGGCCGAGACGTTGGCTGTGCATATCTGGAAGATTAACAGCGAAGGGCTCGCACCCGATGCAGTGGAGATTGCCGCCGGAGCGTCGGCCGTTTTGGTTATCACGGTTCTGATCTTTAATCTGGTCGCCCGCTATTTTGGCCGATTGATCTACCGGAAATTGACAGCATCGCGAAGAATGAATTAG
- a CDS encoding LysR family transcriptional regulator, with product MNIIKLQIVVLIEKYKKVTDVAAELGLKQPTISFHMKSLENELGTPLFQSRSGRVLLTEAGHALHQYAVRIVALASEAERTVKQADSRSRLKLAIGASAISAAYLLPAALSGLAAEHPETEITVAEAQTDVLREQLRSRKLQLAVLHGYEQADESLYMSKITDDETVLIFAPGHPLDGKDSPDPDEISRQPWIQHALGSGMREFADRWAGLNGVRLWNRMEIDSPEAVKQLVLQGNAVAVFSKIGIGAEIESGSLRYRPLSGILPERGGFYLAWRKDYALTEIQQAFADSLAHKGVQHGAFSSSKVKH from the coding sequence ATGAACATAATAAAATTGCAGATTGTAGTTCTCATTGAAAAATATAAAAAAGTGACGGATGTTGCCGCAGAGCTTGGCCTGAAGCAGCCCACCATTTCTTTTCATATGAAATCGCTGGAGAATGAACTCGGCACCCCGCTGTTCCAGAGCCGAAGCGGGCGGGTGCTGCTGACCGAAGCCGGTCATGCCCTTCACCAGTATGCGGTTCGAATTGTTGCGCTGGCGTCCGAAGCCGAAAGAACGGTAAAGCAGGCCGACTCCCGCTCCAGGCTAAAGCTGGCTATCGGAGCATCGGCGATTTCGGCGGCGTATCTGCTCCCGGCAGCTTTGTCCGGCTTAGCGGCAGAGCATCCTGAGACCGAAATTACGGTCGCCGAGGCGCAAACTGACGTCTTACGCGAGCAGCTCAGGAGCCGCAAGCTCCAGCTTGCTGTTCTGCATGGCTATGAGCAGGCGGACGAATCATTATATATGAGTAAGATTACCGATGATGAGACGGTGCTAATCTTTGCTCCAGGACACCCATTAGATGGCAAGGATTCCCCCGACCCGGATGAAATCTCCCGGCAGCCGTGGATTCAGCATGCGCTGGGAAGCGGCATGCGCGAATTCGCCGACCGCTGGGCCGGGTTGAACGGTGTGCGTTTGTGGAATAGGATGGAAATAGATAGCCCAGAGGCCGTTAAGCAATTGGTTTTGCAAGGAAATGCGGTCGCCGTTTTTTCCAAAATCGGCATTGGGGCGGAGATCGAGTCGGGGAGCTTGCGATATCGTCCACTCTCAGGAATCTTGCCGGAGCGAGGCGGCTTTTATCTGGCGTGGCGTAAGGATTATGCGCTAACCGAGATTCAGCAGGCCTTTGCGGACAGCTTGGCCCATAAGGGGGTACAGCATGGAGCTTTTTCGTCATCGAAAGTAAAGCATTAA
- a CDS encoding cysteine hydrolase family protein, which produces MADPHTALILIDVQEAMFSYPGMKLYDEEGVMERIVSLLDRARRSGTTVIYIQHTEDEEYTKGTPTWQISSKVTPLPGEKIIEKPTWDAFHLTSLQEELQQQGITHLIIAGMQSEFCLDSTCRRAFSLGYSTILVEDAHSTFDNGRLTGEEIVRHHNGILGGRFVTLKPASEVIF; this is translated from the coding sequence ATGGCTGATCCGCATACTGCGCTGATTCTGATTGATGTACAGGAAGCGATGTTTTCATATCCGGGAATGAAGCTGTATGACGAAGAAGGTGTAATGGAACGGATCGTATCGCTGCTGGATCGGGCGCGCCGGAGCGGTACGACGGTGATTTATATTCAACATACCGAAGATGAAGAATACACCAAGGGAACGCCTACATGGCAGATCAGCTCCAAAGTGACTCCGCTGCCTGGGGAAAAGATCATCGAGAAGCCAACCTGGGATGCCTTTCACCTAACCTCACTTCAGGAAGAATTGCAGCAGCAGGGAATTACCCATCTGATTATCGCGGGCATGCAAAGCGAATTTTGTCTCGATTCGACATGCCGCCGGGCATTCAGCCTTGGATATTCCACTATTCTGGTGGAAGACGCCCATAGTACGTTTGATAATGGACGACTCACTGGCGAAGAAATCGTACGTCATCATAACGGGATTCTCGGGGGACGGTTTGTAACCTTGAAACCTGCAAGCGAGGTCATCTTCTAA
- a CDS encoding DMT family transporter, producing MNTKKPPIPVSLLMLIGIVAISFSAIFIKWSQAPASIQGMYRLLFTSLLMFPFVRPYSGTISALRLKDWLLLIASGFMLALHFLLWMGSLEYTSVASSTMIMALEPVFIMIGSYILYKERSAVSAIAGLGVAIIGVVFIGWGDIGLSSDSLKGDLLSIFGTVAVAAHLLIGKKLVARMPSYLYSLIVFISAGAVFALYNWTAGIAFFDYPPREWGIFVLLAIVPTVFGHILFNWLLQYTSATTVSMNILGEPVGACILAYLLLRERLSGLQWSGGLLVLGGLACYLYMGSRKEAREAERGNRPSHELETLPESAS from the coding sequence ATGAATACCAAAAAACCGCCAATCCCCGTCTCGCTGCTCATGCTGATCGGGATTGTAGCCATCTCATTTTCCGCCATTTTTATCAAATGGTCCCAAGCTCCGGCTTCCATTCAGGGAATGTACCGCTTGCTGTTCACTTCGCTCTTAATGTTCCCCTTTGTCCGTCCGTACAGTGGAACGATATCGGCCCTGCGCCTAAAGGACTGGCTGCTGCTGATAGCTTCCGGCTTCATGCTGGCTCTGCATTTTCTGCTATGGATGGGCTCGCTGGAGTATACCTCTGTCGCCAGTTCCACAATGATTATGGCGCTTGAGCCCGTATTCATTATGATTGGGTCCTATATTCTGTACAAGGAGCGCAGCGCGGTTTCCGCAATAGCCGGTCTTGGTGTAGCGATTATAGGCGTCGTCTTTATTGGCTGGGGCGACATTGGCTTGTCCTCGGACAGCCTAAAAGGCGACCTGCTCTCTATATTCGGAACGGTGGCGGTAGCCGCCCATCTGCTCATTGGCAAAAAGCTGGTAGCCCGGATGCCGTCTTACCTTTACAGCCTAATTGTGTTCATCAGCGCCGGAGCTGTGTTCGCTCTGTACAATTGGACTGCGGGCATCGCTTTTTTTGACTATCCGCCAAGAGAATGGGGCATTTTCGTACTGCTCGCGATCGTACCGACTGTATTCGGCCATATCCTGTTCAACTGGCTGCTGCAGTATACATCCGCCACTACGGTGTCCATGAATATTCTTGGAGAACCGGTAGGAGCCTGTATTCTGGCCTATTTGCTGCTCAGAGAGCGATTGTCCGGCCTTCAGTGGTCCGGCGGCCTGCTTGTGCTCGGCGGTCTCGCATGTTATTTGTATATGGGCAGCCGGAAAGAGGCCCGGGAAGCAGAGCGGGGGAATAGACCTTCGCATGAGCTTGAGACATTGCCGGAAAGCGCTTCTTGA
- the pstB gene encoding phosphate ABC transporter ATP-binding protein PstB: MEATLTAPHILQTAKTERDFRTENLSIFYGTYEAVKGISLPFPEKTVTALIGPSGCGKSTFLRSLNRMNDEISGSTSKGSIWIDGVDINAPGTDVIKLRQKIGMVWQKPNPFYKSIYENIAFGPKYHGVKGKRALDEIVESSLRRAALWDEVKDRLKDSALALSGGQQQRLCIARALSVNPQILLLDEPASALDPVSTGKVEELIKELKEQLRIVIVTHNMQQAARISDFTAYFYLGQVIEYGMTEKVFTNPENTMTQEYIMGRFG, encoded by the coding sequence ATGGAAGCGACACTTACAGCACCACATATTTTGCAGACAGCGAAGACAGAAAGGGATTTCCGGACTGAAAATTTAAGTATATTTTACGGCACGTATGAAGCGGTAAAAGGCATCAGCCTGCCGTTTCCCGAGAAAACGGTAACGGCATTGATCGGTCCTTCCGGTTGCGGCAAATCGACCTTTTTGCGGTCGCTGAACCGGATGAATGATGAGATTTCCGGATCGACCAGCAAAGGAAGCATCTGGATCGACGGAGTGGATATCAACGCTCCGGGCACGGATGTAATTAAGCTTAGACAAAAAATCGGCATGGTTTGGCAGAAGCCGAATCCTTTCTATAAATCGATCTACGAAAATATTGCTTTTGGTCCGAAGTACCATGGCGTCAAGGGAAAGCGGGCGCTTGATGAAATCGTCGAAAGCAGTCTGCGCCGCGCCGCATTATGGGACGAAGTTAAGGACCGTCTGAAGGATTCCGCCTTGGCGCTCTCCGGCGGCCAGCAGCAGCGGCTCTGCATCGCGCGGGCGCTGTCGGTTAATCCGCAAATTTTGCTGCTTGACGAGCCTGCATCGGCGCTTGACCCGGTTTCTACCGGAAAGGTTGAAGAGCTCATTAAAGAATTGAAAGAGCAGCTGCGCATTGTTATTGTTACCCATAATATGCAGCAGGCGGCGCGGATTTCCGATTTTACGGCTTATTTTTATCTCGGCCAGGTGATTGAATACGGAATGACGGAAAAAGTATTTACAAATCCGGAAAATACGATGACTCAGGAATATATTATGGGCCGTTTCGGCTGA
- a CDS encoding phosphate ABC transporter substrate-binding protein produces MRSKKSWIMALALTSVLALSACGNNGGNNTAANEGNTGASSAPTETSGAEVSGSILASGSTALQPLVEQVAEKFMEKNAGVDIQVQGGGSGTGLTQVAEKQVDIGNSDVFAEEKLKDADAEKAKALVDHQVAVVAIAAVSHPAAGVDTLTKQQLVDIFTGKITNWKEVGGADQKIQIINRPASSGTRATFEKFALGTKTEDLPGSIQEDSSGTVKKIIGETPGAIGYLALSYLDDSVKTLNYDGVEPSVDNVVSGKYPVWAYEHMYTNGEPNATVKAFLDYFQTDEVQNGDVTELGYIPASKMQVSRDVAGNVTNK; encoded by the coding sequence ATGCGCTCTAAAAAATCCTGGATCATGGCACTTGCTTTAACGAGTGTCCTTGCACTTTCGGCTTGCGGAAATAACGGGGGAAATAACACAGCGGCTAACGAAGGAAATACGGGAGCCAGCAGCGCGCCTACAGAGACAAGCGGCGCAGAAGTCAGCGGTTCGATTCTTGCTTCCGGCTCCACGGCTCTTCAGCCTTTGGTGGAACAGGTAGCTGAGAAATTCATGGAAAAGAATGCCGGCGTAGATATTCAAGTACAAGGCGGCGGCAGCGGTACAGGTCTTACACAGGTAGCTGAGAAACAAGTGGATATCGGCAACTCCGACGTATTCGCGGAAGAGAAGCTGAAAGACGCAGACGCAGAAAAGGCAAAAGCGCTCGTCGACCATCAGGTGGCAGTTGTCGCGATTGCGGCCGTAAGCCATCCGGCTGCCGGAGTTGATACTCTGACTAAGCAGCAGCTGGTTGATATTTTTACCGGCAAAATCACGAACTGGAAAGAAGTAGGCGGCGCGGATCAGAAGATCCAAATCATTAACCGTCCGGCAAGCTCCGGAACACGCGCTACATTTGAGAAATTTGCACTCGGCACGAAGACGGAAGATCTTCCGGGTTCCATCCAAGAGGATTCCTCGGGCACCGTTAAGAAAATAATCGGCGAAACGCCGGGAGCGATCGGGTACCTGGCCCTGTCCTACCTTGACGATTCGGTTAAAACCTTGAACTACGACGGCGTTGAACCTTCCGTGGACAACGTAGTTAGCGGAAAATATCCGGTCTGGGCTTATGAGCATATGTACACGAACGGCGAACCGAATGCGACGGTCAAAGCTTTCCTGGACTACTTCCAGACTGATGAAGTTCAGAACGGCGATGTAACTGAGCTTGGCTACATCCCAGCCTCGAAGATGCAGGTTTCCCGCGATGTCGCCGGCAACGTAACGAACAAGTAA
- a CDS encoding MBL fold metallo-hydrolase: MRVTRNGQLLQLTWMPRLFPVNCYIVEEENDLTLIDAGMPFSLEGILRTAESLRKPLARIVLTHAHDDHVGAVDALKKRLPQVSLYISERDAALLRGDRSLRPGEPETPIRGGVPKNVTSIPDHLISDGDEIGSLTAISTPGHTPGSMSFFDHRNGAVIAGDALQTFRSVAVAGVVVPLFPFPAMATWNKEAALESAVKIEKLNPSLLAVGHGNLLKHPGERLRSAIAKAEQQILSEKRGLNYVAKSGPGPR, encoded by the coding sequence ATGAGAGTTACGCGTAACGGCCAATTGCTTCAACTGACTTGGATGCCGCGTCTGTTCCCGGTAAACTGCTATATTGTAGAGGAAGAAAACGACCTGACCCTGATTGATGCAGGTATGCCCTTTAGTCTGGAAGGCATTCTCCGCACCGCCGAATCGCTTCGCAAGCCCCTCGCCCGGATCGTGCTTACCCATGCGCATGACGATCACGTCGGAGCTGTGGATGCTCTGAAGAAGCGGCTCCCGCAGGTGAGCCTGTATATATCAGAGAGGGATGCGGCGCTCTTGCGCGGCGACCGTTCGCTGCGGCCAGGCGAACCGGAAACGCCGATCCGCGGAGGGGTTCCCAAGAACGTAACCAGCATTCCCGATCATTTGATTAGCGATGGCGATGAGATCGGTTCGTTAACGGCGATTTCCACACCCGGTCATACTCCGGGTTCTATGTCCTTCTTCGACCACAGGAATGGGGCCGTTATTGCGGGTGACGCACTGCAGACTTTCCGCAGCGTTGCTGTAGCCGGAGTGGTAGTACCGCTATTCCCTTTTCCGGCAATGGCAACGTGGAATAAAGAAGCCGCACTGGAGAGCGCTGTAAAAATTGAAAAGCTGAACCCCTCGCTTCTGGCGGTGGGGCATGGTAATTTGCTTAAACACCCCGGTGAACGGCTGCGCTCCGCTATTGCCAAAGCTGAACAACAGATTTTATCAGAGAAACGGGGGCTGAATTATGTCGCCAAGAGTGGGCCTGGACCGCGATAA